The following nucleotide sequence is from Corynebacterium hindlerae.
TTCTAGCTCGATCGCCATCATTGCGCCACGGCCACGCACTTCACGTACGCCAGCCAGTGCAGTGAGAGGCTCAAGGTGCTCGCGGACGATGGCTTCGATTTCTAGTGCGCGCTCCTTAAGCTTCAAAGTTTTCATCTCTTCGATGGCAGCCAGGGCGGCGGCACATGCCACGGGGTTGCCACCGTAAGTGCCACCGAGCGCGCCAGCGATGGGGGCGTCCATCATTTCCGCGCGACCGGTCACACCAGAAAGCGGCATGCCGCCTGCGATGCCCTTAGCCGTGGTAACGATGTCTGGAACGACGCCTTCGTGGTCCACGGAGAACCATTCGCCCGTGCGACAGAAACCAGCCTGAATCTCATCGGCAACGAAGACGACATTATTGTCGCGACACCACTGGGCGATAGCAGGCAGGAAGCCGTCAGCAGGAACGATGAAACCACCCTCGCCCTGGATCGGTTCGATCACGACGCATGCTAGGTTCTCTGCTCCGATCTGCTGCTCGATCATCGTGATCGAACGGTGCGCAGCTTCCTCGCCGGAGAGCCCGTCGCGAAGCGGGTAGGATCCCGGCACCCGGTACACATCGGAAGCGAATGGGCCGAACTTGGTTTTGTAGGGCTTGTTCTTGGCCGTCATCGCTAGCGTCAAGTTGGTACGGCCGTGGTAGCCACGGTCGAACACTGCAACACCATTTTTTCCAGTGTAGGAACGGGCGACCTTTACCGCGTTTTCGACGGCCTCGGCGCCCGAGTTGAACAGGGCTGACTTCTTCTCGTGGTCACCAGGGGTCAGTTCGTTGAGCTTTTCGCACACTGCCACGTAGGACTCGTAGGGGGAGACCATGAACGACGTGTGAGTGAAGGCTGCGGCAGCCTCAGCAACAGCCTTAACGACGCGCGGGTTGGACGCGCCCACGGACGTTACCGCGATCCCGGAGGCGAAATCGATAAAGGAGTTGCCGTCAGCATC
It contains:
- the gabT gene encoding 4-aminobutyrate--2-oxoglutarate transaminase, with amino-acid sequence MKDLTYHLPQQRQLVTDGMGTKSSALDERRRASVARALSPGLPGYVVAADGGVLVDADGNSFIDFASGIAVTSVGASNPRVVKAVAEAAAAFTHTSFMVSPYESYVAVCEKLNELTPGDHEKKSALFNSGAEAVENAVKVARSYTGKNGVAVFDRGYHGRTNLTLAMTAKNKPYKTKFGPFASDVYRVPGSYPLRDGLSGEEAAHRSITMIEQQIGAENLACVVIEPIQGEGGFIVPADGFLPAIAQWCRDNNVVFVADEIQAGFCRTGEWFSVDHEGVVPDIVTTAKGIAGGMPLSGVTGRAEMMDAPIAGALGGTYGGNPVACAAALAAIEEMKTLKLKERALEIEAIVREHLEPLTALAGVREVRGRGAMMAIELESASATAAVAASCKAQGILILTCGMDGNVIRLLPALTIPESLLTEGLTILSDAIKKEAN